The Halosimplex litoreum genome has a window encoding:
- a CDS encoding HalOD1 output domain-containing protein: MGELENPISRISDAVGEAEGTGAVDLKPPRTEIIDPDALGTFLEDTTPSGLEVRFTYRGHDVVDESGHVRVG; encoded by the coding sequence ATGGGCGAGCTCGAGAATCCGATTTCACGCATCTCCGACGCCGTCGGCGAGGCAGAGGGCACCGGTGCGGTCGACCTCAAGCCGCCACGCACGGAGATCATCGATCCGGACGCGCTCGGAACGTTTCTCGAAGATACGACGCCGTCTGGACTCGAAGTTCGCTTCACGTATCGTGGTCACGACGTCGTCGACGAGAGCGGTCACGTCCGAGTCGGCTGA